In a single window of the Megalobrama amblycephala isolate DHTTF-2021 linkage group LG3, ASM1881202v1, whole genome shotgun sequence genome:
- the zgc:103586 gene encoding zgc:103586, producing MAVAELVAKCLQAREMAYCPYSGFPVGAAILTTGGAIITGCNVENASYGLTVCAERNAIQRAVAEGYRRFTAIAVTCDIKDSFVGPCGACRQVLMEFGTEWDVYLTKPDGSYKKTSLRDLLPLAFTPAHLQKN from the exons ATGGCTG TTGCGGAACTAGTGGCAAAATGCTTGCAGGCTCGGGAAATGGCTTACTGTCCGTACAGTGGGTTTCCAGTCGGCGCTGCCATTTTGACGACAGGGGGCGCCATTATCACTG GCTGTAATGTTGAGAATGCCTCCTATGGCCTTACCGTATGTGCGGAGAGAAATGCCATACAGAGAGCGGTCGCGGAAGGCTACCGAAGATTTACAGCCATAGCTGTCACATG TGATATCAAAGATAGTTTTGTAGGACCCTGTGGTGCTTGTCGACAGGTATTAATGGAG TTTGGCACTGAATGGGACGTTTACCTCACTAAGCCTGACGGAAGTTATAAGAAGACCAGTCTCAGAGATCTCTTGCCTTTGGCATTCACCCCAGCTCACCTGCAAAAGAACTGA
- the LOC125265538 gene encoding transmembrane protein 272-like: METPERAARKSFIVVINMIAWMILITATGLGTTHFHECPVQPNLPIYITVIGATGLFSLLLMYLRNTLDDCLLARFCSAFSLMLCVFIVCWFFAGTYWIYSIYPPNYDSTSTGIHCHRTLYLFAFWFNNICFLCMSILFVFCLYTILNNCTIVFFTDRAVC, translated from the exons ATGGAGACTCCTGAGAGAGCTGCCAGAAAATCTTTCATAG tgGTGATTAACATGATTGCGTGGATGATTTTAATAACAGCTACTGGATTAG GAACGACCCATTTTCACGAGTGCCCTGTTCAACCAAACCTCCCCATCTATATAACTGTGATTGGAGCAACTGGTCTGTTTTCACTGTTGCTCATGTACCTGAGGAACACTTTGGATGACTGTCTGCTGGCTCGCTTCTGCAGTGCCTTCAGCTTGATGCTCTGTGTATTCATTGTGTGCTGGTTCTTTGCTG GTACCTACTGGATTTATTCCATATATCCTCCCAATTATGACTCCACCAGTACTGGAATCCACTGTCATAGAACCCTGTACCTGTTTGCATTTTGGTTCAACAATATATGCTTTTTGTGTATGTCCatactgtttgttttttgtttgtatacCATTTTGAACAACTGTACTATTGTTTTCTTCACTGATAGAGCTGTGTGTTAA
- the LOC125265541 gene encoding 4F2 cell-surface antigen heavy chain-like yields the protein MNKEDDMKDVELNEMDQEKQPMTGETPTGTEKNGCVKVKVPEDTEVKFTGLSKEELMKVAGTTGWVRTRWALLVLFWLGWVGMLAGAIVIIVQAPRCKPIPEMNWWNEGLLYQISDVNAFSDNGLKGVEEKLDYLSQIKVKGLVLGPIHTVQTGQLSTLELTSINPEFGSESQLISLLDRAHRKGISIVLDLTPDYEGISAWFNSAATVAERLKEACIYWLSKGVDGIFLSHLDDIANTEAWPSIQGIFNRTDGTKKTALMGSVTGLSVDDISVLLNRSGVDLLLTGLPDPAESGVKQAQEIQMLYSGHLQTSLGWSLSGRTLGSLASRTPAVPVKLFHTLLFTLPGTPVLNAGDEVGLKKGEKLEAMWDLESKAEDANTTAKTVQEERTAVRDFFKALSDLKGKERSLLHGEYDSLYSSPTSLAFLRLWDQSERFLVALNWGNDSVTMMLTNSDLPAEARVRATTDAENLAVDSKVSVEKLELGPKQAVLLSYPFPG from the exons ATGAATAAAGAAGACGACATGAAGGACGTAGAACTGAACGAGATGGATCAGGAAAAACAACCGATGACCGGAGAAACTCCGACAGGCACGGAAAAAAACGGCTGCGTAAAGGTCAAAGTACCTGAGGACACAGAAGTCAAATTTACGGGCCTCTCCAAAGAAGAGTTAATGAAAGTCGCCGGTACAACTGG GTGGGTTCGGACTCGTTGGGCCTTGCTGGTTCTGTTCTGGCTTGGCTGGGTTGGCATGTTAGCTGGAGCAATAGTGATCATAGTACAGGCCCCACGCTGTAAACCCATTCCTGAGATGAACTGGTGGAACGAAGGTCTTTTGTATCAGATATCTGACGTCAATGCTTTCTCTGACAATGGACTGAAAG GAGTGGAGGAGAAGCTGGACTATCTGAGCCAGATAAAGGTGAAAGGTCTTGTTTTGGGTCCGATACACACCGTGCAAACAGGCCAGTTGAGCACACTGGAACTAACTTCCATTAACCCTGAATTTGGCTCTGAAAGCCAGCTGATTTCTCTGTTGGACCGAGCACATAGAAAAG GAATCTCCATAGTGCTGGATCTAACTCCTGATTATGAGGGCATTTCAGCCTGGTTCAACAGTGCTGCTACTGTTGCTGAGCGACTCAAA GAAGCTTGCATATACTGGCTCAGTAAGGGGGTGGATGGCATCTTCTTGTCTCATCTGGATGACATCGCAAACACTGAAGCCTGGCCGTCTATTCAAGGCATATTCAACAGAACTGACGGGACCAAAAAAAC AGCTCTGATGGGATCAGTCACCGGCCTTTCTGTGGATGACATCTCTGTCCTGCTGAACCGCTCAGGTGTTGACCTGCTCCTGACTGGACTGCCTGATCCGGCTGAGTCCGGTGTAAAACAGGCCCAGGAAATCCAGATGCTCTACTCTGGTCACCTGCAGACGAGTCTGGGCTGGAGTCTGAGTGGACGGACTCTGGGCTCTCTGGCTTCCAGAACTCCAGCAGTGCCAGTGAAGCTCTTTCACACCCTGCTGTTCACACTGCCCGGCACACCTGTGCTCAACGCTGGAGATGAGGTCGGCCTGAAGAAAGGG GAGAAACTTGAAGCGATGTGGGACTTGGAAAGTAAAGCAGAAGATGCCAATACAACAGCAAag ACTGTACAGGAAGAGCGTACCGCAGTGCGTGACTTCTTTAAAGCACTCAGTGATCTGAAAGGAAAAGAGCGATCGCTTCTGCATGGAGAATATGACAGCCTTTACAGTTCACCCACTTCATTAGCATTTCTCCGCCTTTGGGACCAGAGCGAACGCTTCCTGGTCGCCTTAAACTGGGGAAATGACTCTGTTACCATGATGCTGACCAATAGCGACCTGCCAGCCGAGGCTCGGGTCCGTGCCACCACAGATGCAGAGAATCTAGCTGTGGATAGCAAGGTGTCAGTAGAGAAGTTAGAGCTTGGGCCCAAACAGGCTGTTCTGTTGTCTTATCCTTTTCCTGgctag
- the LOC125265537 gene encoding transmembrane protein 272-like, which produces MDPKQMWNYVKSPPGGTSTACLVISKLLLLALPIAQIAIGAVHLQDCPQQHYIPLYVLVCGVFSVLLALLSCLPCARVTEETGRTMLSFICTVWNALVSTFLFCWLISGSVWIYSIYPPNYNQTLAGVPYCNKTLYLFAFWTTTLGYVLLGVALLLRCCFCICTCICGLAKG; this is translated from the exons ATGGATCCAAAACAAATGTGGAATTATGTGAAATCTCCTCCAGGAGGAACTAGTACAGCTTGCCTTG TGATTTCAAAACTACTACTCCTGGCTCTTCCCATTGCTCAGATTGCAATAG GTGCAGTACATCTTCAAGACTGTCCCCAGCAGCACTATATCCCACTGTATGTGCTGGTATGTGGAGTGTTTAGTGTACTTCTGGCCTTGTTGTCTTGTCTGCCCTGTGCCAGGGTGACGGAGGAAACGGGTCGTACTATGCTCAGCTTCATCTGCACTGTGTGGAATGCTCTGGTTTCTACCTTCTTGTTCTGCTGGCTGATCAGTG gcaGTGTGTGGATTTACTCTATTTACCCTCCTAACTACAACCAAACCCTGGCTGGAGTTCCCTACTGCAATAAGACCCTCTACTTGTTTGCATTCTGGACCACCACTCTGGGATATGTTCTGTTAGGTGTGGCACTGTTGCTCAGATGCTGTTTCTGTATCTGTACTTGCATTTGTGGATTAgcaaaaggttaa